One genomic window of Numida meleagris isolate 19003 breed g44 Domestic line chromosome 1, NumMel1.0, whole genome shotgun sequence includes the following:
- the CD2 gene encoding T-cell surface antigen CD2, with amino-acid sequence MNFGRIFLVKCLLLLFPNAKCTSTMNIYKAVNETALLSFTAENMHETIWSKNNERLLQIKDKKIKYYVEKTRCRCKVLLNGTLRIEQLVKEDSGMYKVSAYDKNGVLKADKTIVLIILEPVPQPILSAECINKTLYVKCAVKKKTEDQVFTIELTQDKINKSQTNVTEVEFTTRHSGRYRCIVKNQVSKKTTEKELKCPGKLDLYIISCIAGGAVLFVVFVIMLIYCIRKKKADRLEDDDEERMMQTHQVDTEMAMRKLPQPPSNPTSQQTHVQQRPLPQPRAQQQAVPPRPRPRTQLQAPTQLRERH; translated from the exons ATGAACTTCGGGAGGATTTTCCTAGTCAAgtgcttgctgcttttgtttcccaaTGCAAAAT GTACCAGTACCATGAATATTTACAAGGCAGTGAATGAGACAGCTCTGCTCAgtttcactgctgaaaacatGCACGAGACAATATGGAGCAAAAACAATGAGAGGCTGCTTcagataaaagataaaaaaattaaatattatgtGGAGAAGACGCGGTGTAGGTGCAAGGTGCTCCTCAATGGGACTCTCCGAATAGAGCAGCTGGTGAAAGAAGACAGCGGGATGTACAAGGTGTCTGCTTATGACAAGAATGGAGTGCTTAAGGCAGATAAAACAATAGTGCTCATCATTCTGG AGCCTGTTCCTCAGCCAATCCTCAGCGCTGAATGCATTAATAAAACCCTATATGTGAAATGTGCAGTGAAGAAGAAGACTGAGGACCAAGTGTTTACAATAGAATTGACTCAAGATAAAATCAATAAATCCCAAACGAATGTAACAGAGGTGGAATTTACTACTCGACATAGTGGGAGGTACAGATGTATTGTTAAGAACCAAGTCAgcaaaaaaacaactgaaaaagaacTCAAGTGCCCAG GCAAGCTGGACCTCTATATCATCTCCTGCATAGCAGGAGGCGCAGTATTATTTGTTGTCTTTGTGATTATGCTGATTTATtgcatcaggaagaaaaaagcagatagGCTTGAAGATGATG ATGAGGAAAGGATGATGCAGACCCACCAGGTGGACACAGAGATGGCGATGCGGAAGCTCCCTCAACCACCATCCAACCCTACCTCCCAGCAGACCCATGTGCAGCAGAGGCCTCTGCCACAGCCCCGtgcacagcagcaagcagtgcCCCCACGGCCCAGGCCACGCACCCAGCTGCAGGCCCCAACCCAACTGAGAGAGAGGCACTAA